The window AATAGCCTATCCTTGTCAACCAAGCAGACGATATATGACTACCATGTCCAGTGTTACCAGAAACACACAGAAAAAGACCAAGAAGCCTGCCCAATGGCATCTCCTGAAAGCGCTTATAGCAACAAAGAAGAACGCCTTGTTGCCGAAAAAAAAAACAACATATTGACACCACACTCCAGTAAATTCCTTCCTTTTTTAAGAGGAAAGACAAAAAAACTTTGTAAAGTGCAGGAATACATGTTTGGGGCAATTCTCTGTGGGGAATCTCATACAAAGGGAAGGTGCAGCCATCAATACGTCATTGGCGGAAATACCTTCTGCAGTTCCCCGGCACGAAAAGAAATCTATACAAAATATCACTTATAAAGGCCCAACAGATATATCGTAGAAAAATCGTAGAAAGCACAAAAAAAGGGCTTGCTCCGCAAACCGCAGGAGCAGCCCTTTCTAGCACAAAGAAAAGCTAAAAGCTGCGCAGCCAATCACCCCTTCTTAAAATACTCTTCCGCCATAGCCACCTCATCATGGGACCCGATAATAAGGGCCACCCGCTGATGCAGATCCTTGGGCTCAATATCCATAATCCGGCGTCCGTCATCGGTAATCGCCAGACCTCCGGCCTCTTCCGCAATCATTGCCAACGGAGCAGCCTCGTAGAGCAGACGCAGCTTGCCATCGGGTTTGTCGGTGCTCTTCTTGTCCCTGGGATAGAGGAACACACCACCTTTAATTAAATTACGATGAAAATCTGCCACTAAGGAACCGATATAGCGCAGACTATAGGAGCACTCGCCCTTTTCATCCATGTCTTTCAATTTATCAACGTATTCACGGGCCTCATCATACCAATAGCGTGAGTACGCCTCGTTGATGCTGTAATATTTTGCCTGTTTGGGGATAGTGATATCAGGATGGGAGAGAAAAAACTCGCCCACGCTGGGATCCAGGGTAAAACCATGCACCCCGTCACCATGCCCGGTGGTGTAAACCAGCACCGTGCTGGAACCATAGATAATATAACCGGCAGCCACCTGCTCACTACCAGATTGCAGCAGGTCCGACATATCGCCCTGCTTGCCCTTGCTTTTTCGGCGATGGACAGAAAAAATCGTCCCGATACTAACATTCACATCAATATTAGAGGAACCGTCCAAGGGGTCAAAGGCCAGAGTATACTTTCCCTCATAGCCATCAAGGACCGGAATGACGCCTTCATCCTCTTCCGAACCCATAATGCAGATATATCCGCATTGCTCCATTCTGCGTTTGATGGTGCGGTTCGCAAAATCATCCAGTTTCTGGACATCCTCGCCCTGCACATTGGTCTTACCGGATTGCCCCAGGATTCCTGCAAGACCGGCCATATTCACCTCAGCACTGATAATCTTTGCTGCCACAATAAGTTCATTGAGCAGGCCAGTGAGCTCGCCGGTGGCTTCCGGATGCATCCGCTGGCTATCCATGATCTGTCTGCTGACTGTAATACCTTTTCTTTTTGGCATATTTTCTCCGTTACTAAATCTCAGTCTGTTCTCGTTGTTATTTTTTTGTTCCCTACCGCACCCTGCTCTTCCGGGAGATGAAACCGGGCAGACACACAGGTCTGCCCCTACAGGCCGCTCACCCCTCCTTCTTTTTCCCCTGCCAATGGCGAACCAGATCCACCAGGGTACGAACCGCTATCCCGGAAGGCCCCTTGGGTATGTAACTCTTCTCAGTAAAATTCCAGGCCGTCCCGGCGATATCCAGGTGTGCCCAAGGGGTATTGCCGACAAATTCCTGAAGATAGGCCGCAGCGGTAATAGTTCCCCCTCCCCGGCCACCGGTGTTCTTAATATCAGCTACCTGGGATTTGATCTGCTCTGAATACTCAGGTCCCAAGGGTAGGCGCCATAGGGGCTCCCCGGCCCGATCTCCGGCCGTCAGGATCTGCTCAGACAAGGTGTCATCGGTGGACAGCAGACCAGTACGGTGATTGCCAAGACCAATAATAACAGCTCCGGTCAGAGTTGCCAGGTCAATAACCGCATCAGGGCTATAGGTTGCAATGCCGTAGGCCAAGGCATCAGCAAGGATCAGGCGCCCCTCGGCATCGGTATTGATGATCTCCGAGGTTTTGCCACCGTAATGGGTGATGATATCACCGGGCTTCAGAGCGGTGGAAGCTGGCAGGTTCTCTGTGGAAGGCACCAAGGCCACCACATTAATCCCCTTAGGACGCTCCTGAGCAATGGCCTGCATAGTGCAGATAACCGCAGCACCACCGCACATATCGTACTTCATATCCTCCATGCCCAGGCCCGGCTTCAGGCTGATACCACCGGAATCAAAGGTCAGCCCCTTTCCTACCAGCATCAGGGTCGGATCTGTTTTCTTTCCTCCCTCGTATTTCAGGATAACCAACTTGGGTGGCAGGGCAGAGCCCTGATTCACGCCCAGGATACCGCCCATGCCCAGTTTTTCCATAGCATCTTTTTCAATGACCTCACAAAAGAGCTTATGCTTCCGTGCCAGCTTCTGAGCAAATTCTGCAAATTTCACTGGAGGCCAGCCATTGCCCGGCTCATTGGCCATATCCCTGGCCCGACAGGCCGCATCGGCTGCCTTCTTCCCCAGGTCCATTCCCTTCTGGGCAGCCTTGGAATTGAGCGCGCCAACCTGAAGGGAAAAGGCTTCAATCTCAGTCAACTCATCCTGTCCTTCTTTCTTGCTCTTATACTTATCAAAACGGTAGCTCCCCAGAATAAGCCCCTCGGTCAGGCATTCAGCAACCTCTTGATCATCTAAACCAGTTTTCTCTGGCAGGACAGCCATCATGCTCTTGATCTTACGGCCTGTTACCTGCTTCACAGCTGTCCCGGCTGCCAGCCTGATCTGCTCACGCAGAATATTTTTATCGGTCACGTCGGCGAGTTTCCCCAGGCCGACAGCCAAGACCCGGTAAGCAGCAGGGTGTTTTGCTGTTACAGAGGGATAAAACAAAAAGGTCTGCCCCTTCTTTCCGGTAAAATCACCGCTCTTCCAGGCGAGCTTCAACTCCCTACGCACGGCCTTGGACGAACAAGGAACCCCTTTCTCCCCGGTTTCCTGAATAAAATAGACCAGCAGATCCCCACTGAACAGCTCTGGTTCCTTTTGATTCAACTCAAATATCATATATATTCCTTTTTTCCTGGTAGTCCTGCAACGATGTGATGGTTCAGATCAGTGCCGGGCGCATTGCATCAGTTTCCGAAACGGCTGAATTCAAGTGAGGACAGCATCTCCTCACTTGATATTCATCGCACGTTAAACGCAAAAAAAGGCCGCTCCGTCATACTGGAACGGCCTTTATGAATTTTGAGACCGGCAAACGCGTCCGTTCCACGTAACGAATTGGAGTAAATACCACTTTAATTTTCATAAGCGGACGATACCCGAAGCGGACAAGATGTCAACCTGTTATTGTTACTTTCCGTGTAATTATTACATCCTCATTTTCCACCTGATTTCCGGCTCAACAGGTCAATCGGCAGGATGCACCCGAAACCTCATTTCCCCTCAAAGGTATTTTCCACCAGGGGCTTGGCATCAACCTGCCCCACATGACATTGGGTGCAAAAGTACCAACGCCGGGAAATATCCTCCCCTTTCTTGCCGTCCCTATCTGTATAATGGGTTTCAAATGGTTTCGGAGCACCCGAGGCCTCCAAACCATGACAGCCCAAACAGGGGTTCACATCATATGTAATCTTCATCCCAGTTATATCATGGGCAATAAGCGGGGGTTGGTGAGCCGAGGTCCGAGGAACAGTGGTTCCGGGCGGCTGCCAATCCATGTCCACAGCAGGGATTGACCCGGCAGGAATATCCGCGCTCCCGCGCAACGATTCAACATCTTCACTATTGACAACGGATACAAAAAAAACAAAACTCAAAAGATACAGAGGAAATACGATCCATTTCATAGCATTCTCCATCAAGTTCGTCGAGAAAAACGAAAAACATTATGCGGACAGATATCAATACACCGTCCACAGTTCAGACAGTTTTTATCAAGAATGAGTGGTGAGCTCTCTGGGGCACCTTTCAACGCCGGTCGAATGACTTGGGGTTCAGGACAAACAGCAAAACAGTCCAGGCAATCGGTACATCGTTCCCGGCCATCGGCCTTGACCCGAAGGACAGCAACCGAGGTCAGCAGGCTGTACATGGCACCCATCGGGCAAAGATGTCCGCACCAACCACGTCGCAACAGAAAGGCATCAAAAACAAAAATGGCCAGGATCAAAATCCATCCTATGCCCATGCCGAACAGTATTCCCCGCTGCAACATGGTCACCGGGTTGAGCCATTCGTAGACTATGGTTCCACTGCCAAGGGACAAAAGCAGGATCGCCGCAATGAACCAGTACCGGATGTTTTTATTCAAATGCAGCCCTTGGTTTATCCCCGATTTCCTCTCCAATACTCTGTTCAGCCAGGCCGCTGCATCAGTCACTACGTTGACAGGACAAACCCAGGCACAAAATACCCCGCCGCCAAGCAGGACATACATGACAACCACAACCAAGACACCGACCACAGCACTTGAAGCCAGAGGGTGACCGGCTGCCAGAGATTGGAGCATAATCAGCGGATCTGTCATGGGGAGAAATCCCAAAATCTCACTGGCAGACAAGGTTCCTCTGATAATCCAAATCCCGCACAAAGGCCCTGCCAGAAAAAGCGCCAGGATACCCACCTGTGAGACACGACGCAGCAGCAACCATTTGTGAGAATCCACCCAACCCTTCTTTTCAACCGCCTCCTGCCCCGGTTTTCTTTTTGCTATCATGGCTCTTCCTCCGGCATCCGCACAGGCAATTGCAGAGCCTCAGGGATGAGAGACTTGCCAGCCTTTTCTTTTTCCTGCCATCCCAAGCGATAATGATGCCCCAGCTCACCTCGTGCCTGGGCAAGGGGCAACACCTTAATCGCAGGATGTTCCAAAATACAGGAGCGCTCGCATTTGCCGCAGCCGGTACAATACTCCGAATGCACCGTAGGAATAAACCGGGCGTGCATACCGGTTCGCTGGTTCGCCACCATATCCAGGGTCAGGGCCTGATCCAGCACAGGGCAATTCCGATAACAGACATCACAACGCAGCCCCTGAAAACCGATGCAATTTTCGTGATCAACGAGCACAGCCAGTCCCATTCGTGCCTCGTAGATAGAAGGCGCCTTCTTTTCCTCATCCAGAAGATTTCGCTTACTCAAGGCCCCGGAAGGACAGGCCTGCACGCAGGGCATATCCTCGCATAAGCGGCAAGGGCTGGTTCGGGGAATAAAATACGGAGTCCCCACCGGGACATCATGGCCTGCTTCGGCCAAGCGCAGGACCGGTTCCAGTTGTACAGATTCGTTAGGATTAATCTCAGCCGGTTGATCAGGCCCCTGCGCCTCCACCCTGCTATTGCGCAGAAGATTGGCATGACAGGCCCGGACACATTGCCCGCAGCGCAGGCAGGCTGCCTGGAATTGCTTCTCCGGCAGAGCCCCAGGCGGTCGTATCGCCCGGGCAGGCACAGCCTGAGCAGAGCGTTGATATGCTCCCAGCCCGACCGCCAGCACAAAGGCCCCGGCGGCAGCCGACAAAGTATCCCTGAGAAAACGACGACGTCTCTCCTCCTCCCTGTTATGATGCTGTCTTGTTTCTTTTTCATCCATTCCAGCCTCCTCAAACCTTGATGAAGGTCTTCTTTCAGGCCTTGCTCACCTTGACCGCGCATTTCTTGTAATCCGTCTCTTTCGAGATCGGACAAGTCGCATCCAGGGTGAGTTTATTCACCAAGCGGCCCGCATCAAACCAGGGGATGAACACCAGCCCTTCCGGCGGTTTATTCCGTCCCCGAGTCTCCAGCGGACAGGTAATCTCACCCCGACGGGAGGCGATCCTGACCAGCTGTCCGCGCTTGAGGCCACGTTTTTCCGCTTCCTTGGGATGCATGAACACCTGGGCATCAGGCACAGCCCGGTACAGCTCCGGTACCCTCCGGGTCATGGAACCGGAATGCCAATGCTCCAGGACCCGACCAGTACAGAGCCAGAGATCATACTCCTTATCCGGTACTTCAGGAGGAGGCTCGTAAGGCAAGGCAAAAATGATTGCTTTACCATCTTTATGACCATAAAATCGTATATCCTCGCCTTTCTTCACGTATGGATCATAACCTTCCCGGAACCGCCATAGGGTCTCTTTCTTATCCACCACCGGCCAACGCAGGCCGCGTGCCTTATGGTACATTTCAAAGGGAGCCAAGTCGTGACCATGACCTCGACCAAAACTGGCATATTCCTCAAACAGCCCCTTTTGCAGATAAAAACCAAAATGATGAGACTCGTCGTTGTCATGCCCCTTTTGCAACTCACTCAAAGGAAATTTGTCCACCTGACCATTGGCAAAGAGCACCTCATACAGGGTCTTGCCCTTATAGGCGGGATTCTTGTCGAGGAGCTCCTGAGGCCAGATCTCATCGGTTGTGAAGTATTTGGAAAACTCCACCAACTGCCAGAGATCACTCTTTGCCTCACCAGGCGCCTTAACCTGCTGGCGGAAGAACTGGGTTCGACGTTCCGCATTGCCATAGGCCCCTTCCTTTTCTGTCCACATGGCTGTGGGCAGGATCAGGTCAGCAGCCATTGCTGTAACCGTGGGATAGGGATCAGAAACCACGACAAAGTTTTTCGGATTGCGATAGCCCGGATAGGCTTCCTCGTTGATATTAGCTGCGGCCTGCATATTATTATTACACATGACCCAATAGGCATTGAGCTTGCCGTCCTTGAGCATCCTGTTCTGGAGCACAGCATGATAACCAGGTTTCCCAGGAATGGTACCAGCGGGTAATTTCCAGATCTTCTCTGCTATCTCACGATGCTTGGGGTTTTTCACCACCATGTCAGCAGGCAGACGATGAGAGAAGGTACCCACCTCTCGGGCCGTACCGCAGGCCGAGGGCTGGCCGGTGAGCGAAAAGGGGCCATTGCCTGGCTCAGAAATCTTGCCAGTGAGCAGATGGACATTATAGCAGAGCTGATTCACCCAGGTGCCACGGGTATGCTGGTTAAAGCCCATAGTCCAGTAGGACACCACCTTGCGTTTGGGATCAGCATAGAGCTCAGCCAAGGCCTCTAAATCCTTTTTCGGAACCCCTGATATTTCATGGGCCTTGTCCAGAGTGTACTCGGAGACATACTTGGCATACTCCGCAAAACTGTACTCCTTTGAGCCGCCTGCATCTCCAGCATTGGCCGCCTTCTTTTCCCTGGCATCTTCCGGGCGCAGGCCATAACCGATATCGGTATTACCGATGCGGAAGTTAACGTGCTTATCCACGAAATCCTTATTCACCTTATCATTCTGGATAATATAATTGGCAATATAATTCAGGATGACCATATCTGTCTGAGGCTTGAACACCATAGGGATATCTGCCAAGTCAAAACAACGATGCTCATAGGTGGAAAGAACTGCCACCTTCACATGCAAGGCTGTCAGGCGCCGATTGGTGAGCCGGGACCAGAGAATGGGATGCATTTCCGCCATATTGGAGCCCCAGAGGACAAAGGCGTCCGCATTTTCCAGATCATCGTAACAGCCCATAGGCTCATCTATGCCAAAGGTACGCATAAAACCCGCAACGGCCGAGGCCATGCAATGCCGGGCATTGGGATCCAGGTTATTAGAGAGGAAACCCGCCTTAAAGAGCTTTGATGCAGCATAGCCTTCCCAGACCTGCCATTGGCCGGACCCGAACATGCCCACCGTGGTGGGCCCATTCTTCTGAATAGCCTCTTTGTATTTTTTTGCCATGATCTTGAAGGCCTCCTCCCAGGAGACCGGGGTAAACTCACCGTTTTTATCGTACTTACCGTTCTTCTTGCGCAGCAAGGGCCTGGTGAGTCGATCCTTGCCGTACATGATTTTGGTCAGGAAATAGCCCTTGATACAGTTCAGCCCCCTGTTTACCGGGGCATCTGGATCGCCCTGGGTTGCCACGATCCGACCGTCCTTGGTACCCACCAACACGCTACAGCCTGTCCCGCAAAAACGACAAGGTGCCTTATCCCATCGGATGCCCTTATCCCCCTCAGCAGCCAGGGCCTTTTGCGTGGCCGGGAGCTGCGTACCCGCAACAGCGGCAGCGGCCATTGCAGCATTGGCCTTAATAAAATCACGCCTGTTTAGCTTCATAGACTGTCCTCCTTTCCTGGTTTCTACGCATCTGGTTTTATACGCACTCTTCATCGCAATAGTTATAAATAAGGGACGCAGCAAGAACGCCCTGAGTCTTTTGCACATCCATCATCACATCAGAGGGCACATTATCCGGCGTGTCCTCCAAGGTAATAACGATAGAGCCCTCGTCCTTGTTCACAGCATGGATCT is drawn from Candidatus Electrothrix aestuarii and contains these coding sequences:
- the napA gene encoding nitrate reductase catalytic subunit NapA: MKLNRRDFIKANAAMAAAAVAGTQLPATQKALAAEGDKGIRWDKAPCRFCGTGCSVLVGTKDGRIVATQGDPDAPVNRGLNCIKGYFLTKIMYGKDRLTRPLLRKKNGKYDKNGEFTPVSWEEAFKIMAKKYKEAIQKNGPTTVGMFGSGQWQVWEGYAASKLFKAGFLSNNLDPNARHCMASAVAGFMRTFGIDEPMGCYDDLENADAFVLWGSNMAEMHPILWSRLTNRRLTALHVKVAVLSTYEHRCFDLADIPMVFKPQTDMVILNYIANYIIQNDKVNKDFVDKHVNFRIGNTDIGYGLRPEDAREKKAANAGDAGGSKEYSFAEYAKYVSEYTLDKAHEISGVPKKDLEALAELYADPKRKVVSYWTMGFNQHTRGTWVNQLCYNVHLLTGKISEPGNGPFSLTGQPSACGTAREVGTFSHRLPADMVVKNPKHREIAEKIWKLPAGTIPGKPGYHAVLQNRMLKDGKLNAYWVMCNNNMQAAANINEEAYPGYRNPKNFVVVSDPYPTVTAMAADLILPTAMWTEKEGAYGNAERRTQFFRQQVKAPGEAKSDLWQLVEFSKYFTTDEIWPQELLDKNPAYKGKTLYEVLFANGQVDKFPLSELQKGHDNDESHHFGFYLQKGLFEEYASFGRGHGHDLAPFEMYHKARGLRWPVVDKKETLWRFREGYDPYVKKGEDIRFYGHKDGKAIIFALPYEPPPEVPDKEYDLWLCTGRVLEHWHSGSMTRRVPELYRAVPDAQVFMHPKEAEKRGLKRGQLVRIASRRGEITCPLETRGRNKPPEGLVFIPWFDAGRLVNKLTLDATCPISKETDYKKCAVKVSKA
- the napH gene encoding quinol dehydrogenase ferredoxin subunit NapH; the protein is MIAKRKPGQEAVEKKGWVDSHKWLLLRRVSQVGILALFLAGPLCGIWIIRGTLSASEILGFLPMTDPLIMLQSLAAGHPLASSAVVGVLVVVVMYVLLGGGVFCAWVCPVNVVTDAAAWLNRVLERKSGINQGLHLNKNIRYWFIAAILLLSLGSGTIVYEWLNPVTMLQRGILFGMGIGWILILAIFVFDAFLLRRGWCGHLCPMGAMYSLLTSVAVLRVKADGRERCTDCLDCFAVCPEPQVIRPALKGAPESSPLILDKNCLNCGRCIDICPHNVFRFSRRT
- a CDS encoding leucyl aminopeptidase; this encodes MIFELNQKEPELFSGDLLVYFIQETGEKGVPCSSKAVRRELKLAWKSGDFTGKKGQTFLFYPSVTAKHPAAYRVLAVGLGKLADVTDKNILREQIRLAAGTAVKQVTGRKIKSMMAVLPEKTGLDDQEVAECLTEGLILGSYRFDKYKSKKEGQDELTEIEAFSLQVGALNSKAAQKGMDLGKKAADAACRARDMANEPGNGWPPVKFAEFAQKLARKHKLFCEVIEKDAMEKLGMGGILGVNQGSALPPKLVILKYEGGKKTDPTLMLVGKGLTFDSGGISLKPGLGMEDMKYDMCGGAAVICTMQAIAQERPKGINVVALVPSTENLPASTALKPGDIITHYGGKTSEIINTDAEGRLILADALAYGIATYSPDAVIDLATLTGAVIIGLGNHRTGLLSTDDTLSEQILTAGDRAGEPLWRLPLGPEYSEQIKSQVADIKNTGGRGGGTITAAAYLQEFVGNTPWAHLDIAGTAWNFTEKSYIPKGPSGIAVRTLVDLVRHWQGKKKEG
- the napG gene encoding ferredoxin-type protein NapG → MDEKETRQHHNREEERRRRFLRDTLSAAAGAFVLAVGLGAYQRSAQAVPARAIRPPGALPEKQFQAACLRCGQCVRACHANLLRNSRVEAQGPDQPAEINPNESVQLEPVLRLAEAGHDVPVGTPYFIPRTSPCRLCEDMPCVQACPSGALSKRNLLDEEKKAPSIYEARMGLAVLVDHENCIGFQGLRCDVCYRNCPVLDQALTLDMVANQRTGMHARFIPTVHSEYCTGCGKCERSCILEHPAIKVLPLAQARGELGHHYRLGWQEKEKAGKSLIPEALQLPVRMPEEEP
- the fbp gene encoding class 1 fructose-bisphosphatase is translated as MPKRKGITVSRQIMDSQRMHPEATGELTGLLNELIVAAKIISAEVNMAGLAGILGQSGKTNVQGEDVQKLDDFANRTIKRRMEQCGYICIMGSEEDEGVIPVLDGYEGKYTLAFDPLDGSSNIDVNVSIGTIFSVHRRKSKGKQGDMSDLLQSGSEQVAAGYIIYGSSTVLVYTTGHGDGVHGFTLDPSVGEFFLSHPDITIPKQAKYYSINEAYSRYWYDEAREYVDKLKDMDEKGECSYSLRYIGSLVADFHRNLIKGGVFLYPRDKKSTDKPDGKLRLLYEAAPLAMIAEEAGGLAITDDGRRIMDIEPKDLHQRVALIIGSHDEVAMAEEYFKKG
- a CDS encoding chaperone NapD, with the translated sequence MNISGIIVQVFPDTLEAVQQRLGELSGVEIHAVNKDEGSIVITLEDTPDNVPSDVMMDVQKTQGVLAASLIYNYCDEECV
- a CDS encoding nitrate reductase cytochrome c-type subunit, whose amino-acid sequence is MKWIVFPLYLLSFVFFVSVVNSEDVESLRGSADIPAGSIPAVDMDWQPPGTTVPRTSAHQPPLIAHDITGMKITYDVNPCLGCHGLEASGAPKPFETHYTDRDGKKGEDISRRWYFCTQCHVGQVDAKPLVENTFEGK